A stretch of the Pseudomonadota bacterium genome encodes the following:
- a CDS encoding acyl-CoA dehydrogenase C-terminal domain-containing protein: MPVYKAPLRDIRFVLHEVFGTEGLVALPGYGDFAPDLLDQILEEGARLAENELQPLNLPGDTEGCVYENGVVRTPKGFREAYENFCRGGWAALSCDPQYGGQGLPQVINFILQEIISSANLSFGMYPGLSHGAYNALHLHGADDLKKRYLPKLVDGTWSGTMCLTEPQCGTDLGLVRTKAEPAGDGSHKITGTKIFISAGEHDLTENIIHLVLARLPDAPEGTRGISLFIVPKFLPEEDGTPGARNGVRCASIEHKMGIRASSTCVMNFDGATGWLVGEPHKGMKAMFTMMNAARLGVGMQGLGLAEVSAQNAVAYARERLQGRSVTGVKAPDKPADPLIVHPDVRKNLLTMRAFNEGARALSIHIGMMLDVAERHPDSDARQEADDLVALMTPVIKAYFTDMGFEGANRALQLHGGYGYIHEYGMEQFVRDARITQIYEGANAIQALDLVGRKMGQNYGRLLRRFFHPLTRDIEKAMEDPRTAEFAALLAKAFGRLQQATVTIAQKGLKNADEAAAASADYLRMFGLVALGHMWLLMTLKASEKLSAGGEDGAFYETKLKTGRFFFTKMLPEVGSLFQSLMAGAEPLMAMEAEAF, from the coding sequence ATGCCCGTCTATAAAGCTCCCCTGCGGGATATCCGCTTTGTCCTGCATGAGGTTTTCGGGACGGAAGGCCTGGTGGCCCTGCCGGGATACGGCGATTTTGCGCCGGACCTGCTGGACCAGATCCTGGAGGAGGGGGCGCGGCTTGCGGAAAACGAACTCCAGCCCCTGAACCTGCCGGGCGATACCGAGGGCTGTGTGTACGAAAACGGCGTGGTGCGTACGCCAAAGGGCTTCCGCGAGGCCTATGAAAATTTCTGCAGGGGCGGATGGGCGGCCCTGTCATGCGACCCACAGTACGGCGGCCAGGGACTGCCCCAGGTGATCAATTTTATCCTGCAGGAGATCATCAGCTCGGCCAACCTGTCCTTTGGCATGTACCCGGGCCTGAGCCACGGGGCGTACAACGCGCTGCACCTGCACGGTGCGGACGATCTGAAGAAAAGATATCTGCCAAAGCTGGTGGATGGCACCTGGTCGGGCACCATGTGTCTGACCGAGCCCCAGTGCGGCACCGATCTGGGCCTTGTCCGCACAAAGGCCGAGCCGGCGGGAGACGGCAGCCATAAAATCACGGGTACCAAGATTTTCATCTCGGCGGGCGAGCATGACCTGACGGAAAACATCATCCATCTGGTCCTGGCCAGGCTGCCCGATGCGCCCGAGGGGACGCGGGGCATCAGCCTGTTTATCGTGCCCAAATTCCTTCCGGAAGAGGACGGAACACCGGGCGCGCGCAACGGCGTGCGCTGTGCGTCCATCGAGCACAAGATGGGCATCCGGGCCTCCAGCACCTGTGTCATGAACTTTGACGGCGCCACCGGCTGGCTGGTGGGGGAGCCGCACAAGGGCATGAAAGCCATGTTCACCATGATGAATGCGGCCCGCCTGGGTGTGGGCATGCAGGGCCTCGGCCTGGCGGAAGTCAGCGCCCAGAACGCCGTGGCCTATGCCAGGGAACGTCTCCAGGGCCGCTCGGTCACGGGTGTGAAGGCTCCGGACAAACCCGCGGATCCGCTGATTGTCCATCCGGATGTGCGCAAGAATCTCCTGACCATGCGCGCCTTTAACGAAGGGGCCCGGGCCCTGTCCATCCACATCGGCATGATGCTGGACGTGGCGGAACGTCACCCGGACAGCGACGCGCGGCAGGAGGCCGACGACCTGGTGGCCCTGATGACGCCGGTCATTAAGGCGTACTTTACCGACATGGGGTTTGAGGGGGCCAACCGGGCCCTGCAGCTGCACGGGGGCTATGGCTATATCCACGAATACGGCATGGAACAGTTCGTGCGCGACGCCCGCATCACCCAGATCTATGAAGGGGCCAACGCGATCCAGGCGCTGGACCTGGTGGGGCGCAAGATGGGCCAGAATTATGGCCGCCTGCTGCGCCGCTTTTTCCACCCGCTGACCCGGGACATCGAAAAGGCCATGGAGGATCCCCGCACGGCCGAATTCGCCGCCCTGCTGGCCAAGGCCTTCGGGCGGCTCCAGCAGGCCACGGTGACCATCGCGCAGAAAGGCCTGAAAAACGCGGACGAGGCCGCGGCGGCCAGCGCCGATTACCTGCGCATGTTTGGCCTGGTGGCGCTGGGACATATGTGGTTGCTCATGACCCTGAAGGCCAGCGAAAAGCTGTCTGCGGGCGGGGAAGACGGAGCCTTTTACGAGACCAAACTGAAAACCGGCCGGTTCTTTTTCACAAAAATGTTGCCGGAGGTGGGCAGCCTGTTCCAGTCCCTCATGGCGGGCGCTGAACCCCTGATGGCGATGGAGGCAGAGGCGTTCTGA